The Streptomyces camelliae genome window below encodes:
- a CDS encoding DUF4190 domain-containing protein, whose product MQLTAPVTSGTDTRRRARDADGMAVASFILGLLGLLVLNIFLGPIAIALAAVSLWRGTTRRGRAVLGLALGLADLAVLVLSMQLSHTVSWSL is encoded by the coding sequence ATGCAACTCACCGCACCCGTCACGAGCGGTACCGACACCCGCAGGCGCGCACGCGACGCCGATGGCATGGCCGTGGCGTCCTTCATCCTCGGCCTGCTCGGCCTGCTCGTCCTCAACATCTTCCTCGGCCCGATCGCCATCGCCCTGGCCGCGGTCTCCCTCTGGCGGGGCACCACCCGCCGCGGCCGCGCCGTGCTGGGCCTCGCCCTGGGCCTCGCGGACCTGGCGGTCCTGGTCCTGTCGATGCAGCTGAGCCACACGGTTTCCTGGAGTCTGTGA
- a CDS encoding thioesterase family protein: protein MPEAASAPSPTLGCARAGGSPAPAVIGDSEFDRDTAVTRREPGVYDIDLSAGWTIISAVNGGYLLAVLGRALADTLPHPDPFTISAHYLTASHPGPAVVRTETVRTGRTLSTGQASLFQYDDAGNEVERIRVLASYGDLAELPDDVRTTATPPAIPPLDQCFGPEDGPAPVEGSSAIADRLMLKLDPSTLGWALGAPSGRGEMRAWFGLADGRDADPLSLLLAVDALPPTAFEIGLKGWVPTVELTVHVRHRPAPGPLRVAITTRNLAGGFLEEDAEVWDTENRLVAQSRQLARVRLS from the coding sequence ATGCCAGAAGCAGCTTCCGCACCGTCCCCCACGCTCGGCTGCGCTCGCGCGGGGGGATCCCCAGCACCGGCCGTGATCGGCGACAGCGAGTTCGACCGCGACACCGCGGTCACCCGGCGCGAGCCCGGTGTCTACGACATCGACCTCTCGGCAGGCTGGACCATCATCAGCGCCGTCAACGGCGGCTATCTGCTGGCCGTGCTCGGCCGGGCCCTCGCGGACACGCTCCCGCACCCGGACCCCTTCACCATCTCCGCGCACTACCTGACCGCGTCCCACCCCGGCCCGGCGGTCGTCCGCACGGAGACGGTCCGCACCGGCCGCACCCTCTCCACCGGCCAGGCCTCCCTCTTCCAGTACGACGACGCGGGCAACGAGGTGGAGCGCATCCGCGTCCTCGCCTCGTACGGCGACCTCGCGGAGCTCCCCGACGACGTCCGCACGACGGCGACCCCGCCCGCGATCCCGCCCCTGGACCAGTGCTTCGGTCCGGAGGACGGCCCGGCACCGGTCGAGGGCAGCTCGGCCATCGCGGACCGCCTGATGCTGAAGCTGGACCCGTCGACGCTCGGCTGGGCCCTCGGCGCCCCCTCCGGCAGGGGCGAGATGCGCGCCTGGTTCGGCCTGGCCGACGGCCGCGACGCGGACCCCCTCTCGCTCCTCCTGGCGGTGGACGCCCTGCCCCCGACGGCCTTCGAGATCGGCCTCAAGGGTTGGGTCCCCACGGTGGAACTCACGGTCCATGTCCGCCACCGCCCGGCCCCCGGCCCGCTCCGGGTCGCCATCACCACCCGCAACCTGGCCGGCGGCTTCCTGGAGGAGGACGCCGAGGTCTGGGACACCGAGAACCGCCTGGTCGCCCAGTCCCGCCAGCTCGCCCGCGTCAGGCTCAGCTGA
- a CDS encoding TIGR03086 family metal-binding protein, which translates to MTTDGFTDPRPVYTRATAQASALISAVRPEDLTRPTPCTEFDVRGLLSHIVGGSGRIAVVGEGGDGMAVEPIAGDVEDDGWAAAYDEIRNRVLKAWESDERMTSTVRVPWGEVPGHAALSGYVMEIVTHTWDLAEALGHPHELDPELAEFALTTARTVLPDSRPRDTATPFAPRTQAPENADPYQQLAAWLGRTPLDHA; encoded by the coding sequence ATGACCACCGACGGTTTCACCGACCCGCGCCCCGTCTACACCCGCGCCACCGCACAGGCGTCCGCGCTGATCAGCGCCGTACGCCCCGAGGACCTGACCCGCCCCACCCCCTGTACCGAGTTCGACGTACGCGGTCTGCTGAGCCACATCGTCGGCGGCTCCGGGCGGATCGCGGTGGTCGGCGAGGGCGGCGACGGGATGGCCGTCGAGCCGATCGCCGGGGACGTCGAGGACGACGGCTGGGCCGCGGCCTACGACGAGATCAGGAACCGGGTGCTCAAGGCCTGGGAGAGCGACGAGCGGATGACGAGCACGGTGCGCGTCCCCTGGGGAGAGGTCCCGGGCCACGCGGCGCTGTCCGGCTACGTGATGGAGATCGTGACGCACACCTGGGACCTCGCCGAGGCCCTCGGCCACCCCCACGAACTCGACCCGGAACTGGCCGAGTTCGCCCTCACCACCGCCCGCACCGTCCTGCCCGACTCCCGCCCCCGCGACACCGCCACCCCCTTCGCCCCCCGCACCCAGGCCCCCGAGAACGCCGACCCCTACCAGCAACTGGCCGCCTGGCTCGGCCGCACCCCCCTCGACCACGCCTGA
- a CDS encoding ABC transporter ATP-binding protein, with amino-acid sequence MSETTKNQSADGEVLLKVEGLTKHFPIKKGILQRQVGAVKAVDGIDFEVRKGETLGVVGESGCGKSTMGRVITRLQDPTDGTITFDGQDITRLNTAQMRPLRRDIQMIFQDPYGSLNPRHTIGSIVSAPFRLQNVEPEGGVKKEVQRLLELVGLSPEHYNRYPHEFSGGQRQRIGIARALALKPKLVVADEPVSALDVSIQAQVVNLMDDLQEELGLTYVIIAHDLSVVRHVSDRIAVMYLGKIVELADRTSLYEAPMHPYTKALMSAVPVPDPKRRGQKSERILLRGDVPSPIAPPSGCRFHTRCWKATQICKTTEPQLVELRPGQRVACHHPENFADQAPQDTVLLSAAKEAAELVADEVLAESAQTSQALASAVAEEEAGAEEATAEEAEVSEEASASEEAEVSEESSASEESSASEESSASEEASASEEAEAAEETAASEEASAPEEAEASEEAEASEETAETEAEAEAEAVAAADEPEADGKPASSGKAEVTGTKDKSAGTADDQD; translated from the coding sequence GTGAGTGAGACGACCAAGAACCAGTCCGCCGACGGTGAGGTGCTGCTCAAGGTCGAGGGCCTGACCAAGCACTTCCCGATCAAGAAGGGCATCCTGCAGCGCCAGGTCGGCGCCGTGAAGGCCGTCGACGGCATCGACTTCGAGGTGCGCAAGGGCGAGACCCTGGGCGTGGTCGGCGAGTCGGGCTGCGGCAAGTCGACCATGGGCCGGGTCATCACCCGGCTGCAGGACCCGACCGACGGCACGATCACCTTCGACGGCCAGGACATCACGCGGCTGAACACCGCGCAGATGCGCCCGCTGCGCCGCGACATCCAGATGATCTTCCAGGACCCGTACGGCTCCCTGAACCCCCGTCACACCATCGGCTCGATCGTCTCCGCGCCGTTCCGGCTGCAGAACGTGGAGCCCGAGGGCGGGGTCAAGAAGGAGGTCCAGCGGCTCCTCGAACTGGTCGGCCTGAGCCCCGAGCACTACAACCGCTACCCGCACGAGTTCTCCGGCGGTCAGCGCCAGCGCATCGGCATCGCCCGCGCGCTCGCCCTGAAGCCGAAGCTGGTCGTCGCGGACGAGCCGGTCTCCGCGCTGGACGTGTCGATCCAGGCGCAGGTCGTGAACCTCATGGACGACCTCCAGGAGGAACTCGGCCTGACCTACGTGATCATCGCCCACGACCTCTCGGTCGTCCGGCATGTCTCGGACCGTATCGCGGTGATGTACCTCGGCAAGATCGTGGAGCTGGCCGACCGTACCTCCCTGTACGAGGCGCCGATGCACCCGTACACGAAGGCGCTGATGTCGGCGGTCCCGGTGCCGGATCCCAAGCGCCGGGGCCAGAAGAGCGAGCGCATCCTGCTGCGTGGCGATGTGCCGTCGCCGATCGCGCCGCCCTCGGGCTGCCGCTTCCACACCCGGTGCTGGAAGGCGACGCAGATCTGCAAGACGACCGAGCCGCAGCTGGTGGAGCTGAGGCCGGGTCAGCGGGTCGCCTGCCACCACCCGGAGAACTTCGCCGACCAGGCTCCCCAGGACACCGTCCTGCTGTCGGCCGCGAAGGAGGCCGCCGAGCTGGTCGCCGACGAGGTGCTCGCCGAGTCGGCCCAGACCTCGCAGGCCCTGGCGAGCGCCGTCGCCGAGGAGGAGGCGGGGGCCGAGGAGGCTACGGCCGAGGAGGCGGAGGTGTCTGAGGAGGCCTCGGCTTCCGAGGAGGCCGAAGTGTCCGAGGAGTCTTCCGCTTCGGAGGAGTCTTCCGCTTCGGAGGAGTCTTCCGCTTCGGAGGAGGCTTCGGCTTCGGAGGAGGCCGAGGCTGCTGAGGAGACGGCCGCTTCCGAGGAGGCTTCGGCGCCCGAAGAGGCTGAGGCGTCCGAAGAGGCTGAGGCGTCCGAAGAGACCGCGGAAACCGAGGCCGAGGCCGAGGCCGAGGCTGTGGCTGCGGCCGACGAGCCTGAGGCCGACGGGAAGCCGGCGTCCTCCGGCAAGGCGGAGGTCACCGGTACGAAGGACAAGTCCGCCGGTACCGCCGACGACCAGGACTGA
- a CDS encoding SDR family oxidoreductase — protein MTPQNGGRPRARRVVITGAARDFGRTLAIFFARRGDEVLLSARDVRAAQRTADEIRGLGFDKVHAFRCDLADPASVRAFADGIAEVTDHIDVLVNNGARWLPGDDLASAADEDIAATVASTVTGTVLVTKHLLPLLLKSDRPDVVNLISSAGLTGNHRTQAHAAFYAAKHGQAGLADLLSPQLRPHGVRVISLYPPDFSNPDPLGPDWDTTPRGAGDKLTAHSLVDCVMFAIDQPRDCFIRAFHFEQAG, from the coding sequence GTGACACCTCAGAACGGCGGCCGGCCCCGTGCCCGGCGCGTGGTCATCACCGGGGCCGCCCGGGACTTCGGCCGGACCCTCGCGATCTTCTTCGCCCGGCGCGGCGACGAAGTCCTGCTCTCCGCACGGGACGTGAGGGCGGCGCAGCGCACGGCCGACGAGATCCGCGGCCTCGGTTTCGACAAGGTGCACGCCTTCCGCTGTGACCTGGCGGACCCGGCATCGGTGCGTGCCTTCGCCGACGGGATCGCCGAGGTGACCGATCACATCGACGTGCTCGTCAACAACGGCGCCCGCTGGCTGCCCGGCGACGACCTCGCCTCCGCCGCCGACGAGGACATCGCGGCCACCGTGGCCTCGACCGTGACCGGCACCGTCCTCGTCACCAAGCATCTGCTGCCGCTGCTGCTGAAGTCCGACCGGCCCGACGTGGTCAACCTGATCTCGTCGGCCGGGCTCACCGGCAACCACCGTACCCAGGCCCACGCCGCCTTCTACGCGGCCAAGCACGGCCAGGCCGGTCTCGCCGACCTGCTCTCGCCCCAGCTGCGGCCGCACGGCGTACGTGTCATCTCGCTGTACCCGCCCGACTTCAGCAACCCGGACCCGCTGGGCCCGGACTGGGACACGACGCCGCGCGGGGCGGGCGACAAGCTCACCGCACACTCCCTCGTGGACTGCGTCATGTTCGCGATCGACCAGCCACGGGACTGCTTCATCAGGGCGTTCCACTTCGAACAGGCGGGCTGA
- a CDS encoding ABC transporter permease — protein sequence MISYILRRTFAAVILLLVVTAVTFAIFFLLPRLAGQTADQLAQQYIGKSPSKADIAAVKHNLGLDQPIYVQYWHFIKGIVAGATYDLGPTTVHCDAPCFGYSFKTHQAVWPDLTSRMPVTISLASGAAVLWLLSGVVVGVISALKPRSFFDRTFMGVALAGVSLPMFFTGNLALLLFTDPGPWPIFGKEYVPFTTNPSEWANTLFPAWCSLALLYSAVYARLTRSGMLETMNEDFIRTARAKGLRERRVVVRHGLRAALSPILTVFGMDLGLLLGGAVITETVFSLHGVGEYAVAGITDNDLPKILGVTLLAAFFVVIANLVVDVLYAAADPRVRLS from the coding sequence GTGATCTCGTACATCCTCCGCCGGACGTTCGCGGCAGTGATCCTGCTGCTGGTCGTCACCGCGGTCACCTTCGCCATCTTCTTTCTGCTGCCGCGACTCGCCGGCCAGACAGCGGATCAGCTGGCGCAGCAGTACATCGGCAAGAGCCCGTCGAAGGCGGACATCGCCGCGGTCAAGCACAACCTCGGTCTGGACCAGCCCATCTACGTCCAGTACTGGCACTTCATCAAGGGGATCGTGGCCGGCGCCACCTACGACCTCGGCCCCACCACGGTGCACTGCGACGCACCCTGCTTCGGCTACTCGTTCAAGACCCACCAGGCGGTCTGGCCGGACCTCACCTCACGCATGCCGGTGACGATCTCGCTGGCCAGCGGTGCCGCCGTGCTGTGGCTGCTGTCGGGTGTGGTGGTCGGTGTCATCTCCGCGCTGAAGCCGCGCTCGTTCTTCGACCGCACCTTCATGGGCGTCGCGCTCGCCGGTGTCTCGCTGCCCATGTTCTTCACGGGCAACCTGGCGCTGCTGCTCTTCACCGACCCCGGTCCGTGGCCGATCTTCGGCAAGGAATACGTCCCGTTCACCACGAACCCCTCGGAATGGGCCAACACCCTCTTCCCGGCGTGGTGTTCGCTCGCCCTGCTGTACTCCGCCGTGTACGCGCGACTCACCCGCTCGGGCATGCTGGAGACGATGAACGAGGACTTCATCCGCACCGCCCGGGCCAAGGGCCTGCGCGAGCGGAGGGTCGTGGTCCGGCACGGACTGCGCGCCGCGCTCAGCCCGATCCTCACGGTCTTCGGCATGGACCTCGGTCTGCTGCTCGGCGGCGCCGTGATCACCGAGACCGTGTTCTCGCTGCACGGCGTCGGTGAGTACGCGGTGGCCGGCATCACCGACAACGACCTGCCCAAGATCCTCGGCGTGACCCTCCTCGCCGCCTTCTTCGTAGTGATCGCAAACCTTGTGGTGGACGTGCTCTACGCCGCCGCCGACCCGCGGGTGAGGCTCTCGTGA
- a CDS encoding TetR family transcriptional regulator, translating to MSHTLGIRQAQKQKTRQAFLDAALALLEEQSLSSLGLREVTRAVGVAPTAFYRHFRSTADLGVALVDEALGSLHPMVRTTVSTTGDSEERITRAVRLIADHVAAHPAHVRFIARERHGGVQPVREAIRDQLARFAEEVKTELAKDPEAEGWNDDDLLMLAHLYVDQMLITASLFLEAQEAPAEERERVTQRALRQLRLITIGRSHWLG from the coding sequence ATGAGTCACACCCTCGGCATCCGGCAGGCGCAGAAGCAGAAGACCCGGCAGGCGTTCCTCGACGCCGCGCTCGCGCTGCTGGAGGAGCAGAGCCTGAGCAGCCTGGGTCTGCGTGAGGTCACCCGGGCGGTCGGCGTCGCCCCGACCGCCTTCTACCGGCACTTCCGCTCGACCGCCGACCTCGGGGTGGCGCTGGTCGACGAGGCGCTGGGCAGTCTGCACCCGATGGTGCGCACGACGGTGTCGACGACGGGCGACAGCGAGGAACGCATCACGCGCGCCGTGCGGCTGATCGCCGATCACGTGGCCGCTCACCCGGCGCACGTGCGGTTCATCGCCCGGGAACGGCACGGCGGAGTGCAGCCCGTGCGGGAGGCGATACGGGACCAACTGGCCCGGTTCGCCGAGGAGGTGAAGACCGAGCTGGCCAAGGACCCCGAGGCCGAGGGCTGGAACGACGACGACCTGCTGATGCTCGCCCATCTCTACGTCGACCAGATGCTCATCACCGCCTCGCTGTTCCTGGAGGCGCAGGAGGCTCCGGCGGAGGAGCGGGAGCGGGTCACGCAGCGCGCCCTGCGGCAGTTGCGGCTCATCACGATCGGCCGCAGCCACTGGCTCGGCTGA
- a CDS encoding ABC transporter ATP-binding protein has product MTELSKTGAAAGEPTDAQPEASRAFLEVRDLKVHFPTDDGLVKSVDGLSFSLEKGKTLAIVGESGSGKSVTSLAIMGLHRLGARGKNVQMSGEIWLDGKELVAASPDEVRRLRGREMAMIFQDPLSAMHPYYKVGDQIVEAYRVHHDVSKKVARTRAIEMLDRVGIPEPAKRVDGYPHEFSGGMRQRAMIAMALVNNPELLIADEPTTALDVTVQAQILDLIRDLQKEFGSAVIMITHDLGVVAEIADDVLVMYGGRCVERGAADEVFEKPQHPYTWGLLGSMPRIDRETSERLIPVKGQPPSLINVPSGCAFHPRCPYADTPKGNVTRTVRPELEQVSTGHWSACHLPAEDRERIWTEEIAPKL; this is encoded by the coding sequence GTGACCGAACTCTCCAAGACCGGCGCGGCAGCCGGCGAGCCCACCGACGCGCAGCCGGAGGCGTCCCGCGCCTTCCTCGAAGTCCGCGACCTCAAGGTGCACTTCCCGACCGACGACGGCCTGGTCAAGTCCGTCGACGGACTGTCCTTCTCGCTGGAGAAGGGCAAGACCCTCGCCATCGTCGGCGAGTCCGGCTCCGGCAAGTCGGTCACGTCGCTCGCCATCATGGGCCTGCACCGGCTCGGAGCGCGCGGCAAGAACGTGCAGATGTCCGGCGAGATCTGGCTGGACGGCAAGGAGCTGGTCGCCGCGTCCCCGGACGAGGTGCGCAGGCTCCGCGGCCGCGAGATGGCGATGATCTTCCAGGACCCGCTGTCCGCGATGCACCCCTACTACAAGGTCGGCGACCAGATAGTCGAGGCCTACCGGGTCCACCACGACGTCAGCAAGAAGGTCGCCCGCACGCGGGCCATCGAGATGCTCGACCGGGTCGGCATCCCCGAGCCGGCCAAGCGCGTCGACGGCTACCCGCACGAGTTCTCCGGCGGTATGCGCCAGCGCGCGATGATCGCCATGGCGCTGGTGAACAACCCCGAGCTGCTCATCGCGGACGAGCCGACCACCGCCCTCGACGTGACCGTCCAGGCGCAGATCCTCGACCTGATCCGGGACCTGCAGAAGGAGTTCGGCTCCGCGGTCATCATGATCACCCACGACCTCGGTGTGGTCGCCGAGATCGCCGACGACGTCCTCGTGATGTACGGCGGCCGCTGCGTGGAGCGCGGCGCGGCGGACGAGGTCTTCGAGAAGCCGCAGCACCCCTACACCTGGGGCCTGCTCGGGTCGATGCCCCGCATCGACCGGGAGACCTCCGAACGGCTCATCCCGGTCAAGGGCCAGCCGCCGAGCCTCATCAACGTCCCCTCGGGCTGTGCCTTCCACCCGCGCTGCCCGTACGCGGACACCCCCAAGGGGAACGTCACCCGCACGGTGCGCCCCGAGCTGGAGCAGGTGAGCACCGGGCACTGGTCCGCCTGCCACCTCCCGGCCGAGGACCGAGAGCGGATCTGGACCGAAGAGATTGCGCCGAAGCTGTGA
- a CDS encoding trimeric intracellular cation channel family protein, protein MLQPLFTPSVQHTLDVIGIFVFAISGALLAVRKNFDVFGIAVLAEVTALGGGLFRDLIIGAVPPAAFTDLGYFLTPLLAALVVFFLHPHVERIQAAVLVFDAAGLGLFCVSGTTKAYSYGLGLTASATLGLATAVGGGVLRDVLANEVPSLLRWDRDLYAVPAIVGSTMVVLCIRYGALTPLTSGLAVVTAFVLRLLAMRFHWRAPRAWNRRSTVTED, encoded by the coding sequence GTGCTTCAGCCTCTCTTCACCCCCTCTGTCCAGCACACGCTCGATGTCATCGGCATCTTCGTGTTCGCGATCTCCGGCGCGCTGCTGGCCGTCCGGAAGAACTTCGACGTGTTCGGCATCGCCGTCCTCGCCGAGGTCACCGCGCTGGGCGGGGGCCTGTTCCGCGACCTGATCATCGGGGCCGTACCCCCGGCCGCCTTCACCGATCTCGGGTACTTCCTCACCCCCCTGCTCGCCGCCCTCGTCGTCTTCTTCCTGCATCCGCACGTGGAGCGGATCCAGGCGGCGGTGCTCGTCTTCGACGCGGCCGGCCTCGGCCTGTTCTGTGTCAGCGGTACGACGAAGGCGTACAGCTACGGCCTCGGTCTGACCGCGTCGGCGACGCTGGGCCTCGCGACCGCCGTCGGCGGCGGCGTGCTGCGGGACGTGCTCGCCAACGAGGTGCCCTCACTGCTGCGCTGGGACCGCGACCTGTACGCGGTCCCAGCGATCGTCGGCTCGACGATGGTCGTGCTCTGCATCCGCTACGGCGCCCTGACCCCCCTCACCAGTGGGCTCGCGGTCGTCACCGCTTTTGTGCTCCGCCTGCTCGCGATGCGGTTCCACTGGCGAGCTCCGCGCGCGTGGAACCGCCGGTCGACGGTGACAGAGGACTGA
- a CDS encoding alpha/beta hydrolase, whose translation MSLTGTPFLYTTIVLAVVALILPLVLWSRVRGPKALRAAARVLMLLFAQVTAITLVFVLVNNANNLYDNWADLIGTGNHVQQAANLGADGTGGIAYKKLPKVQQKFTQADGPGMHAAGGVQVTQLKGRVSGVNAEVYVWLPPQYNDPAYKNKKFPVVELLSGYPGSAKAWFGSMKVHEQLAPLMRSGQVAPFILVSPRTNLIAKIDTGCANIPGTVNADSWLSIDVPKMITDNFRAQSAPDGWAAAGYSAGAHCATKLAVAHPDRYRAAISLSGYNDPIGERNSLAAGSEELRRANNPYYILKNYRTPPRISLYISGENGDGYQAGVALEQIAKPPTYVRVVFLPRSMGGHSMALWRPQVPTVFEWLTLQMTGHSAPGHTHTSTPLSPLSPSTGGSTRAELASGTASRAGGAQKR comes from the coding sequence ATGAGCCTCACCGGGACTCCGTTCCTCTACACGACCATCGTGCTGGCCGTGGTCGCCCTGATACTGCCGCTCGTTCTGTGGTCGCGGGTGCGCGGGCCCAAGGCCCTGCGCGCCGCGGCCCGCGTGCTGATGCTCCTCTTCGCCCAGGTCACCGCCATCACCCTGGTCTTCGTGCTGGTCAACAACGCCAACAACCTGTACGACAACTGGGCCGACCTGATCGGCACGGGCAACCATGTGCAGCAGGCCGCCAACCTCGGCGCCGACGGCACGGGCGGAATCGCGTACAAGAAGCTGCCCAAGGTGCAGCAGAAGTTCACCCAGGCCGACGGTCCCGGTATGCACGCGGCCGGCGGGGTACAGGTCACCCAGCTCAAGGGCCGGGTGTCGGGCGTGAACGCCGAGGTCTACGTCTGGCTGCCGCCGCAGTACAACGACCCGGCGTACAAGAACAAGAAGTTCCCGGTCGTGGAACTGCTGTCGGGCTACCCGGGCTCGGCGAAGGCCTGGTTCGGGTCCATGAAGGTGCACGAGCAGCTGGCACCGCTGATGAGGAGCGGCCAGGTCGCGCCGTTCATCCTGGTGTCCCCGCGCACGAACCTGATCGCCAAGATCGACACCGGGTGCGCCAACATCCCCGGCACGGTGAACGCGGACAGCTGGCTGAGCATCGACGTACCGAAGATGATCACGGACAACTTCCGCGCCCAGTCCGCGCCGGACGGCTGGGCCGCGGCCGGCTACTCGGCCGGCGCCCACTGCGCGACCAAGCTCGCCGTCGCCCACCCCGACCGCTACCGGGCCGCCATCAGTCTCTCCGGCTACAACGACCCGATCGGCGAGCGCAACTCGCTGGCCGCGGGAAGCGAAGAGCTGCGGCGGGCCAACAACCCCTACTACATCCTGAAGAACTACCGCACCCCGCCGAGGATCTCGCTGTACATCTCCGGTGAGAACGGCGACGGCTACCAGGCCGGTGTCGCGCTGGAGCAGATCGCGAAGCCGCCGACGTACGTGCGGGTGGTGTTCCTGCCGCGCAGCATGGGCGGGCACTCGATGGCGCTGTGGCGGCCGCAGGTGCCGACGGTGTTCGAGTGGCTGACGCTGCAGATGACGGGGCACAGCGCCCCCGGGCACACCCACACGTCCACCCCGCTCAGTCCTCTGTCACCGTCGACCGGCGGTTCCACGCGCGCGGAGCTCGCCAGTGGAACCGCATCGCGAGCAGGCGGAGCACAAAAGCGGTGA
- a CDS encoding helix-turn-helix transcriptional regulator: protein MKSDRLLSILLLLQTRGRVPAHELADRLEVSVRTIYRDIEALSASGVPVYAERGRHGGIELLAGFRTDVTGLTADESRALFVLAAQGAHAELGLDAALGSALRKVMAALPAPYRPAADLTSRRILVDATRWRVGPRQSADLAALQDAVFSDRRLRLRYRHSGEQEPRTYTVDPYGLVAKAGVWYLVADRRGRPQLFRADRVHSARLLDDPVRRRDGVELADAWEVLRRQVEERDGGIEVTVRLRRTFLDVFRRMAAAELTALPDDDGTGEWVTARLTYPVLRAVRQLLAFSDRVELLDPPEARAELLAGARSVTALYQEPGEAELTAGGQERLKYRQGGVG, encoded by the coding sequence GTGAAGTCCGACCGGCTGCTGTCGATCCTGCTGCTCCTGCAGACCCGGGGCCGGGTCCCCGCCCATGAACTCGCCGACCGGCTGGAGGTGTCGGTCCGCACCATCTACCGGGACATCGAGGCGCTGTCTGCCTCCGGTGTCCCGGTGTACGCCGAGCGCGGCCGGCACGGCGGCATCGAACTCCTCGCCGGATTCCGCACCGACGTCACCGGCCTGACCGCCGACGAGTCCCGGGCCCTGTTCGTCCTGGCCGCGCAGGGCGCCCACGCCGAGCTCGGTCTCGACGCGGCGCTCGGCTCGGCCCTGCGCAAGGTCATGGCCGCGCTCCCGGCCCCGTACCGGCCCGCCGCCGACCTCACCAGCCGCCGCATCCTGGTCGACGCCACCCGCTGGCGCGTCGGACCCCGGCAGAGCGCCGACCTGGCCGCGCTCCAGGACGCCGTCTTCTCCGACCGGCGTCTGCGGCTGCGCTACCGGCACAGCGGGGAACAGGAGCCGCGGACGTACACCGTGGACCCGTACGGCCTCGTCGCCAAGGCGGGCGTCTGGTATCTGGTCGCCGACCGGCGCGGCCGTCCGCAGCTGTTCCGGGCCGACCGGGTGCACTCGGCCAGGCTCCTCGACGACCCCGTACGGCGCAGGGACGGGGTCGAACTCGCCGACGCCTGGGAGGTGTTGCGCCGCCAGGTGGAGGAGCGGGACGGCGGGATCGAGGTCACCGTCCGGCTCCGGCGCACCTTCCTGGACGTCTTCCGGCGGATGGCGGCCGCCGAGCTGACCGCCCTGCCCGACGACGACGGCACCGGCGAGTGGGTCACCGCCCGGCTGACGTACCCGGTGCTGCGCGCGGTGCGCCAACTCCTGGCCTTCTCCGACCGGGTGGAGCTCCTGGACCCGCCCGAGGCCCGTGCGGAACTGCTGGCGGGTGCCCGTTCCGTCACGGCTCTGTACCAGGAGCCCGGGGAAGCGGAATTGACAGCCGGGGGACAGGAGAGGCTCAAGTACCGCCAAGGCGGCGTTGGTTGA